From a single Apium graveolens cultivar Ventura chromosome 2, ASM990537v1, whole genome shotgun sequence genomic region:
- the LOC141697479 gene encoding uncharacterized protein LOC141697479, translated as MQATKEPEQANNYLKKNSEARIHQMISNKEQAKIEAAVETEEVQVDESNSSKKVKVGSGLEESFKERLVSLLQEYRDVFSWSPRDMPGLHESIAIHNLDVNPNRKPKLAGSLAALRRFISKLAERCLPFFDLLKGATNKKEVNWSPECQRALEEIKSYLSQPPVLIKAQPGEPLYLYLSAGAQAVGAALIREENGTQQPVYYISQILKDAETRYPRLEKFAFALVTTSRKLRHYFQGREIRVVTNQPLRKIIHKPDILGRLVNWAVELSQFNLSFIPRTAIKAQALADFIIECNFPDQDPKPMDMDQEPKKEMSSGARTLRVDGSSTSERSGAGLILKSPEGFKIQTAISFSFPATNNQAEYEALVAELKLSRTLRVQDLKIYSDSQIVVKQINGEYIVKDPTLAKYQALVQSYLASIPCHQVLQICREENEEADILSKLVRNSSDLDCSVYFEELHKPSIESGEVLEIESTQNWMTPFINYLDKGELQEDKGKAQRFKAKETKFFLEKGVLYRRTFSSPILKCIGPEEAKMQYNSSRSARNASSSGIYQG; from the exons ATGCAAGCAACCAAAGAACCTGAACAAGCAAACAACTATCTAAAGAAGAACTCTGAAGCCCGGATTCATCAAATGATTTCAAACAAAGAACAAGCAAAAATTGAAGCCGCAGTTGAAACAGAAGAAGTCCAGGTAGATGAAAGCAATTCTAGCAAAAAAGTGAAAGTTGGGTCAGGACTCGAGGAGTCCTTCAAGGAAAGATTAGTATCCCTGCTCCAGGAGTACAGAGATGTTTTTTCCTGGAGTCCAAGGGACATGCCAGGACTACATGAGTCCATAGCAATTCACAACTTGGATGTCAACCCCAACAGAAAACCA aagctagcaggatcactaGCAGCACTCAGGAGATTTATCTCAAAGCTAGCAGAAAGGTGCCTACCATTCTTTGATTTActaaaaggagcaaccaacaagaaagAGGTGAACTGGAGCCCTGAGTGCCAAAGAGCATTGGAAGAAATCAAGTCCTACCTCTCTCAGCCACCAGTCTTAATCAAAGCTCAGCCAGgagagcctctctacttatacttgtCAGCAGGAGCACAAGCAGTAGGAGCTGCCCTAATCAGGGAGGAGAATGGAACACAGCAACCAGTCTACTATATAAGCCAAATTTTAAAAGATGCAGAAACAAGATACCCAAGATTGGAGAAGTTTGCCTTCGCCTTAGTCACAACTTCGAGGAAACTCAGGCACTACTTCCAAGGAAGGGAAATCAGAGTAGTGACTAATCAACCACTAAGGAAAATAATCCACAAGCCAGATATCTTGGGAAGACTTGTAAATTGGGCTGTGGAATTGAGTCAGTTCAACTTAAGCTTCATCCCCAGGACTGCCATCAAAGCTCAAGCACTTGCGgatttcataatcgaatgcaacttcccAGACCAAGATCCGAAACCAATGGACATGGATCAGGAGCCAAAAAAGGAAATGAGTTCGGGAGCCCGGACCTTAAGggtagatggttcttcaacaagcgAGAGGTCAGGAGCCGGACTCATACTCAAGAGTCCAGAAGGATTCAAGATTCAGACAGCTATATCTTTCAGCTTCCCAGCAACAAACAatcaagcagaatatgaggcgTTGGTCGCAGAACTAAAGCTCTCCCGGACTCTAAGGGTCCAGGACttaaaaatctacagcgactcccagatagtggtcaagcaaaTAAATGGAGAATACATAGTAAAGGACCCTACTCTGGCGAAGTACCAAGCACTGGTTCAGAGCTACTTAGCTTCAATTCCATGCCACCAAGTCCTTCAGATATGCcgagaagaaaatgaagaggCGGATATCCTATCCAAATTAGTCCGGAATTCATCAGATCTGGACTGCTCAGTCTACTTCGAAGAACTCCACAAACCATCCATTGAATCCGGAGAGGTCTTGGAAATAGAAAGCACTCAAAATTGGATGACTCCCTTCATAAACTACTTGGACAAAGGGGAACTCCAAGAAGACAAAGGAAAAGCTCAAAGATTTAAAGCAAAAGAAACCAAGTTCTTCCTCGAAAAAGGGGTACTCTACCGCAGGACCTTCTCATCTCCTATCCTGAAATGCATTggcccagaagaagcaaa GATGCAATACAATTCGTCAAGAAGTGCAAGGAATGCCAGTTCATCAGGAATATATCAAGGATAA